From the genome of Azospirillum brasilense, one region includes:
- a CDS encoding adenylate/guanylate cyclase domain-containing protein: MEKPLALLFVDIADSTLLYELAGDRKAAALTQRVLEDLRRIVRENDGTVVKSLGDGLLACFPMSDGATRAALAMMERQADFGLRLRAGLHFGPVIAGPGDLYGDACNVAARLESIARPGEILATDDLVDRLSPPLHKRTRLLNSVAVKGKAAPVRVHQIRDGNAPAEAEDNATVALTTSVPGNGRGLPSLRLFGRDAEVTLTPLLPRVTVGRDEGCGLRIPSRRTSRQHAVIDFSRGSFLLTDHSTNGTFIRAGESPSLLLRRDSTKLTGSGLIGFGGEPLRPGEDHVLTFQVGSA; the protein is encoded by the coding sequence ATGGAAAAGCCCCTTGCGCTCCTCTTCGTGGACATCGCCGACAGCACGCTGCTCTACGAACTGGCAGGCGACCGTAAGGCGGCGGCGCTGACCCAGCGGGTGCTGGAAGACCTGCGCCGGATCGTCAGGGAGAACGACGGCACGGTGGTGAAAAGCCTGGGCGACGGGCTTCTCGCCTGCTTCCCCATGAGCGACGGCGCCACCCGCGCCGCGCTCGCCATGATGGAGCGGCAGGCGGATTTCGGGCTTCGCCTGCGCGCCGGGCTGCATTTCGGCCCGGTGATCGCCGGCCCCGGCGACCTCTACGGCGACGCCTGCAACGTCGCCGCCCGCCTGGAATCCATCGCCCGCCCCGGCGAGATCCTGGCGACCGACGATCTGGTCGACCGCCTCTCCCCGCCGCTGCACAAGCGGACCCGCCTTCTGAACAGCGTCGCGGTGAAGGGAAAGGCGGCCCCTGTCCGCGTCCACCAGATCCGCGACGGCAACGCCCCGGCGGAGGCCGAGGACAACGCCACCGTCGCCTTGACCACATCGGTTCCCGGCAATGGGCGCGGCCTGCCGTCCCTCCGCCTGTTCGGGCGCGACGCCGAGGTGACGCTGACTCCCCTGCTGCCGCGCGTCACGGTCGGGCGTGACGAGGGCTGCGGCCTGCGCATCCCCTCCCGCCGCACCTCGCGCCAGCACGCGGTGATCGACTTCAGCCGTGGCAGCTTCCTGCTGACCGACCATTCGACCAACGGCACCTTCATCCGCGCAGGGGAGTCCCCCTCCCTGCTGCTGCGCCGCGATTCGACGAAACTGACCGGCAGCGGGCTGATCGGGTTCGGGGGAGAACCGCTGCGGCCCGGGGAGGACCATGTCCTGACCTTCCAAGTGGGAAGCGCGTGA
- a CDS encoding TetR/AcrR family transcriptional regulator produces the protein MPEDDPAAPRWRRRKQARPREIVDAALTVFGERGFAAARLEDVAAQAGVSKGTLYLYFPNKEELFKAVVREAILPNLDMAERLLAGAQGPSFAVLETLLTLFATRILKSRAGAIPKLIIAEAGNFPDLARFYYDEVIRRAFALLAAVLERGMARGEFRPVDVESTVRLIVAPMLMSALWRSSFEALEGRPPDVAALLAAHLDALRRTLAPEGGPPS, from the coding sequence ATGCCGGAGGATGATCCCGCCGCTCCGCGCTGGCGCCGACGCAAGCAGGCGCGCCCCCGGGAGATCGTCGACGCGGCCCTGACCGTCTTCGGCGAGCGCGGCTTCGCGGCGGCCCGGCTGGAGGACGTCGCGGCGCAGGCCGGGGTCAGCAAGGGCACGCTCTACCTCTACTTCCCGAACAAGGAGGAGCTGTTCAAGGCGGTGGTCCGCGAGGCCATCCTGCCCAACCTGGACATGGCCGAGCGTCTCCTGGCCGGGGCGCAGGGGCCGAGCTTCGCCGTTCTGGAAACGCTGCTGACCCTCTTCGCGACGCGCATCCTGAAATCCCGCGCCGGCGCCATCCCCAAGCTGATCATCGCCGAGGCCGGCAATTTTCCCGATCTCGCCCGCTTCTATTACGACGAGGTGATCCGCCGCGCCTTCGCCCTGCTGGCGGCGGTTCTGGAGCGCGGCATGGCGCGCGGGGAGTTCCGCCCGGTGGATGTCGAGTCGACCGTCCGGCTGATCGTGGCGCCGATGCTGATGAGCGCGCTGTGGCGCTCCTCCTTCGAGGCGCTGGAGGGCCGCCCGCCAGACGTGGCGGCTCTGCTGGCCGCCCATCTCGACGCGCTGCGCCGGACGCTCGCCCCGGAGGGAGGGCCGCCGTCATGA
- a CDS encoding 4Fe4S-binding leucine-rich repeat protein, whose protein sequence is MSDDIDKALDWLGNPVDCDGCAFRDRLAEGRCEPLRACVHDRYAKRIQRFFQWNDDLAGEHLDHPYFEVRANAARFAPIFIVPRLMDDPDETVRAAVARRLPRRLLLKMRGDPDREVRIAVASRLEDADLSPLMRDPDYSVRLRVARRVPEGMLPAMMHDEDPEIRLEVANRIGLEWLMSMAWDDSARVRMVVARRLPPEKLAALIRDADWCVRFVVASRLPPEDLAPLTEDPVDDVRTVAQKRRAGLPATGDLIPD, encoded by the coding sequence ATGAGCGACGACATCGACAAGGCGCTGGACTGGCTGGGCAACCCCGTCGATTGCGACGGCTGCGCCTTCCGCGACCGTCTGGCCGAGGGGCGCTGCGAACCGCTGCGCGCCTGCGTGCACGACCGCTACGCCAAGCGCATCCAGCGCTTCTTCCAATGGAACGACGATCTGGCCGGCGAGCATCTCGACCATCCCTATTTCGAGGTCCGCGCCAACGCCGCCCGCTTCGCGCCGATCTTCATCGTGCCGCGGCTGATGGACGATCCGGACGAGACGGTGCGCGCCGCCGTCGCCCGCCGCCTGCCCCGCCGCCTGCTGCTGAAGATGCGCGGCGACCCCGACCGCGAGGTGCGCATCGCCGTCGCCTCCCGACTGGAGGACGCCGACCTCTCGCCGCTGATGCGCGACCCCGATTACTCCGTGCGCCTGCGCGTCGCCCGCCGCGTGCCCGAGGGCATGCTGCCGGCGATGATGCACGACGAGGACCCGGAAATCCGGCTGGAGGTCGCCAACCGCATCGGTCTGGAATGGCTGATGAGCATGGCCTGGGACGACAGCGCCCGCGTGCGCATGGTCGTCGCCCGACGCCTGCCGCCGGAAAAGCTGGCCGCGCTGATCCGCGACGCGGACTGGTGCGTGCGCTTCGTCGTCGCCAGCCGCCTGCCGCCCGAAGACCTCGCCCCGCTGACCGAGGACCCGGTGGATGACGTCCGCACCGTGGCGCAGAAGCGCCGCGCCGGACTGCCCGCCACCGGCGACCTGATCCCCGACTGA
- a CDS encoding cysteine desulfurase family protein: protein MIYLDNNATTPLAPEVREAMLPHLFGEFGNPSSPHAAGMAAKRAVGEARAQVAALVGAKAADILFTASATEANHTALLGTLRAVAAERPERRHLVTTAIEHPSTLMLAGDLERQGWRITILPVDGTGTIALSDLRDAVTPDTALVSVMWANNETGAIQPVGAAADIAQARGALFHTDAVQAAGRLSIKVDAVNADLLTLSAHKMHGPKGIGALYIRKGVPFAPLIHGHQERHRRGGTENVPAIVGFGAAAGRAAATVAEAGAMAILRDRLERGVLAAWPGSRINGEGAARLSNTSNIRFADPQGRPLDAEELLMRLDRAGIAVSMGAACASGGNEPSHVLTAMGLSPAEAAASLRFSLSRYSTAEEVESVLNEFPALYARIAA, encoded by the coding sequence ATGATCTATCTCGACAACAACGCAACGACCCCGCTGGCGCCCGAGGTGCGGGAGGCGATGCTGCCGCACCTGTTCGGAGAGTTCGGCAACCCCTCCAGCCCGCACGCAGCCGGCATGGCGGCCAAGCGGGCGGTGGGCGAGGCGCGCGCCCAGGTGGCGGCGCTGGTCGGCGCGAAGGCGGCGGACATCCTCTTCACCGCCAGCGCGACGGAGGCCAACCACACGGCCCTGCTCGGCACGCTGCGCGCCGTCGCGGCGGAGCGTCCGGAACGCCGCCACCTCGTCACCACGGCGATCGAGCATCCGTCGACCCTGATGCTGGCGGGGGATCTGGAACGGCAGGGCTGGCGGATCACCATCCTGCCGGTGGACGGCACCGGCACCATCGCGCTCTCCGACCTGCGCGACGCGGTGACGCCCGACACGGCTCTGGTCTCCGTGATGTGGGCCAACAACGAGACCGGGGCGATCCAGCCGGTCGGCGCCGCCGCCGACATCGCCCAGGCGCGCGGCGCCCTGTTCCACACCGACGCGGTGCAGGCCGCCGGCCGGCTGTCCATCAAGGTCGACGCGGTGAACGCCGACCTGCTGACCTTGTCCGCCCACAAGATGCACGGCCCGAAGGGCATCGGCGCCCTCTACATCCGCAAGGGCGTCCCCTTCGCCCCGCTGATCCACGGCCATCAGGAGCGCCACCGCCGCGGCGGGACCGAGAATGTGCCGGCCATCGTCGGCTTCGGCGCCGCCGCCGGCCGCGCCGCCGCCACGGTGGCTGAGGCCGGCGCCATGGCGATCCTGCGCGACCGGCTGGAGCGCGGCGTGCTCGCCGCCTGGCCGGGCAGCCGGATCAACGGCGAGGGGGCGGCCCGCCTGTCCAACACCAGCAACATCCGCTTCGCCGACCCGCAGGGCCGCCCGCTGGACGCGGAGGAGCTGCTGATGCGGCTCGACCGCGCCGGCATCGCCGTCTCGATGGGGGCGGCCTGCGCGTCCGGCGGCAACGAGCCGAGCCACGTCCTGACCGCCATGGGCCTGAGCCCGGCGGAGGCCGCGGCCAGCCTGCGCTTCTCCCTCAGCCGCTACAGCACGGCGGAAGAGGTGGAATCGGTCCTGAACGAGTTTCCCGCGCTCTACGCGCGGATCGCGGCCTGA
- a CDS encoding nitrogen fixation protein NifZ codes for MSDAITEAKKPGFIPPREPLYDWGLAVIAAVDLHNDGSHPNAEDGALLAPKGTPGTIVRIGHAEGTQIPVYLVEFPAGVVVGCLEEEIAPADGRRRGVPGVMD; via the coding sequence ATGAGCGACGCCATCACCGAAGCGAAGAAGCCCGGCTTCATCCCGCCCCGCGAACCGCTCTACGACTGGGGTCTGGCGGTCATTGCCGCGGTGGACCTCCACAACGACGGCAGTCACCCCAACGCCGAGGACGGCGCCCTTCTGGCTCCCAAGGGCACGCCCGGCACCATCGTGCGCATCGGCCACGCGGAGGGCACGCAGATCCCCGTCTATCTGGTGGAGTTCCCGGCCGGCGTCGTCGTCGGCTGCCTGGAGGAGGAGATCGCCCCCGCCGACGGCCGCCGCCGCGGCGTCCCCGGCGTGATGGACTGA
- a CDS encoding HlyD family secretion protein, with amino-acid sequence MSWIAETLAAALSVLGLGGGDAVPLAHGYAEGEYLRIAAPVAGTLDTLAVTRGGRVEAGAPLFALDRTSARAERERLAAALAQARSQLADLRTGRRPDELAVVAAQRAQAEAALRYSEAELTRQQTLVARKVSSDDRLDAARASRDGDRARLEELTAQLAVSNLPARPDQIRAAEDAVAQAEAALAQADKRLAELAPLAPEAALVEDTLFNPGEWVPAGAPVVSLLPPGKRKLVLFVPEPLMARVRPGDRVAVRCDGCPPGLSARVTYVAPRVEYTPPVIYSVGSREKLVFRVEARLEDGATLNPGLPVDVELPP; translated from the coding sequence ATGAGCTGGATCGCCGAAACGCTGGCGGCGGCCTTGTCCGTCCTCGGGCTGGGTGGCGGGGACGCCGTGCCGCTGGCCCACGGCTACGCCGAGGGCGAGTATCTGCGCATCGCCGCCCCGGTGGCCGGGACGCTCGACACGCTGGCGGTGACGCGCGGCGGGCGGGTGGAGGCGGGCGCCCCCCTCTTCGCGCTCGACCGCACCAGCGCGCGGGCGGAGCGCGAGCGGCTGGCCGCTGCGCTGGCGCAGGCGCGGTCGCAGCTTGCCGACCTGCGGACCGGCCGGCGCCCCGACGAGCTGGCGGTGGTCGCCGCCCAGCGCGCGCAGGCCGAAGCGGCGCTGCGCTATTCCGAAGCGGAGCTGACACGGCAGCAGACCCTGGTGGCGCGCAAGGTCAGTTCCGACGACCGGCTGGACGCCGCCCGCGCCAGCCGCGACGGCGACCGTGCGCGATTGGAGGAGCTGACCGCGCAACTGGCCGTCTCCAACCTGCCGGCCCGCCCCGACCAGATCCGCGCCGCCGAGGACGCCGTCGCCCAAGCCGAGGCGGCGCTGGCCCAGGCGGACAAGCGGCTCGCTGAGCTGGCTCCGCTGGCGCCTGAGGCGGCGCTGGTCGAGGACACCCTGTTCAACCCCGGCGAATGGGTGCCGGCGGGCGCCCCGGTGGTGTCGCTTCTGCCGCCGGGGAAGCGGAAGCTGGTGCTCTTCGTCCCGGAACCGCTGATGGCCCGCGTCCGTCCCGGTGACCGGGTGGCGGTGCGCTGCGACGGTTGCCCGCCCGGCCTGTCGGCGCGCGTGACCTATGTGGCCCCGCGGGTGGAATACACCCCGCCGGTGATCTACAGCGTCGGCAGCCGCGAGAAGCTGGTCTTCCGCGTGGAAGCGCGGCTGGAGGACGGTGCGACGCTCAACCCCGGTCTGCCGGTGGATGTGGAACTGCCGCCATGA
- a CDS encoding nitrogen fixation protein NifZ has translation MRERARDPNETIELEERPAFEEGQKVRALRDVRNDGTYPGRPMGDFLIRTGDIGYVKSIGTYLQMYYIYGIDFYEKRIIVGMRAKELELVDARCNDPQ, from the coding sequence ATGCGCGAGCGCGCCCGCGATCCGAACGAGACGATCGAACTGGAAGAACGCCCCGCCTTCGAGGAGGGCCAGAAGGTCCGCGCGCTTCGCGACGTGCGCAACGACGGCACCTATCCCGGACGCCCGATGGGCGACTTCCTGATCCGCACCGGGGACATCGGCTATGTGAAGTCGATCGGCACCTATCTGCAGATGTATTACATCTACGGGATCGATTTTTACGAGAAGCGCATCATCGTCGGCATGCGCGCCAAGGAACTCGAACTGGTCGACGCCCGCTGCAACGACCCGCAATGA
- the nifB gene encoding nitrogenase cofactor biosynthesis protein NifB: MANVISLDSILGVGELKSPAEAPPAAASGCASSSCGSSDGPADMAPEVWEKVKNHPCYSEEAHHYFARMHVAVAPACNIQCNYCNRKYDCSNESRPGVVSEKLTPDQALRKILAVAKEIPQLSVIGIAGPGDSLAAGGKNTFKTFEMLAKKAPDLKLCLSTNGLALPDHVDTIANYNIDHVTITINMVDPEVGQHIYPWIFHDHKRWTGLDAAKILHERQMLGLEMLTSRGILVKVNSVMIPGINDEHLMDVNKAVKSRGAFLHNIMPLISDPAHGTHFGLTGQRGPTAQELKVLQDQCEGGAKLMRHCRQCRADAVGLLGEDRGSEFTIDQIEAMGEVEYDQEAARTYREHVEGERAGRHAAKAAAQADVAETVGTEVQPILIAVATKGGERINEHFGHAKEFQIYEVGPKGAKFVGHRRVDQYCEGGSGDEDALGGVLSAINDCTAVFVAKIGGCPSQNLKDAGIEPVDRFAFEYIEESALTYFKDYAERLGQGAINAREGQDAVIRTGAFTALRA; this comes from the coding sequence ATGGCCAACGTTATTTCGCTCGACAGCATCCTGGGCGTGGGTGAGCTGAAATCCCCCGCCGAGGCGCCGCCCGCCGCCGCTTCCGGCTGCGCGTCGTCCTCCTGCGGGTCGTCGGACGGCCCCGCCGATATGGCGCCGGAGGTGTGGGAGAAGGTGAAGAACCATCCCTGCTACTCCGAGGAGGCGCATCACTATTTCGCCCGCATGCACGTCGCCGTGGCGCCGGCCTGCAACATCCAGTGCAACTACTGCAACCGCAAATACGACTGCTCCAACGAGAGCCGGCCGGGCGTGGTCTCCGAGAAGCTGACCCCCGATCAGGCGCTCCGCAAGATTCTGGCTGTCGCCAAGGAGATCCCGCAGCTCTCCGTCATCGGCATCGCCGGCCCCGGCGACAGCTTGGCGGCGGGCGGCAAGAACACCTTCAAGACCTTCGAAATGCTGGCGAAGAAGGCGCCGGACCTCAAGCTGTGCCTGTCCACCAACGGTCTGGCCCTGCCCGACCATGTGGACACCATCGCGAACTACAACATCGACCACGTCACGATCACAATCAACATGGTCGATCCCGAGGTCGGGCAGCACATCTATCCCTGGATCTTCCACGACCACAAGCGCTGGACCGGCCTGGACGCCGCCAAGATCCTGCACGAGCGCCAGATGCTCGGCCTGGAGATGCTGACGTCGCGCGGCATCCTGGTGAAGGTGAACTCCGTCATGATCCCCGGGATCAACGACGAGCACCTGATGGACGTGAACAAGGCGGTGAAGTCGCGCGGCGCCTTCCTGCACAACATCATGCCGCTGATCTCCGACCCGGCGCACGGCACGCATTTCGGCCTGACCGGCCAGCGCGGCCCGACCGCGCAGGAGCTGAAGGTCCTGCAGGACCAATGCGAAGGCGGGGCCAAGCTGATGCGCCACTGCCGCCAGTGCCGCGCCGACGCGGTCGGCCTGCTCGGCGAGGACCGCGGCTCCGAATTCACCATCGACCAGATCGAGGCGATGGGCGAGGTGGAGTACGACCAGGAGGCCGCCCGCACCTACCGCGAGCATGTCGAGGGCGAGCGCGCCGGTCGCCACGCCGCCAAGGCCGCAGCACAGGCCGACGTCGCCGAGACGGTCGGCACCGAGGTGCAGCCGATCCTGATCGCCGTCGCCACCAAGGGCGGCGAGCGCATCAACGAGCATTTCGGCCACGCCAAGGAATTCCAGATCTACGAGGTTGGCCCGAAGGGCGCCAAGTTCGTCGGCCACCGCCGCGTCGACCAGTATTGCGAAGGCGGATCGGGCGACGAGGACGCGCTCGGCGGCGTGCTGTCGGCGATCAACGACTGCACCGCGGTCTTCGTCGCCAAGATCGGCGGCTGCCCGTCGCAGAACCTTAAGGACGCGGGCATCGAGCCGGTTGACCGCTTTGCCTTCGAATACATCGAGGAGTCGGCATTGACCTACTTCAAGGACTATGCGGAGCGCCTCGGCCAAGGTGCGATCAACGCCCGCGAGGGGCAGGACGCGGTGATCCGCACCGGCGCCTTCACCGCCCTTCGCGCCTGA
- the nifA gene encoding nif-specific transcriptional activator NifA, with product MPGAMRQSTSNLELLTIYEVSKILGSSLDLQQTLREVLRALAYQLQMHRGRVYLVGEDNVLRLVAANGLSNEAAAQIEFRDGEGITGRILKTGMPAVVPNLAEEPLFLNRTGGREDLDEQVASLVGVPIKAAGVVVGVLTIDRISDEGPQGHFGSDVRFLTMVANLIGQTVRLHRTVAEERRFMMRETFRMQKELRPIAAPINDVVCTSPNMLEVMAQVHRVAPFKSTVLIRGESGTGKELIARAIHNMSPRKDAPFIRVNCAALPESLLESELFGHEKGAFTGAQKDHKGRFELASGGTLFLDEIGDISPNFQAKLLRVLQEQEFERVGGSKTIKTDVRLICATNLNLEEAVGHGKFRADLYFRINVVTIHLPPLRERRQDIGPLARHFVAKFAKDNGMALVMEDEALEVLNRCTWPGNVRELENCIERAATQSRDGIIRTESLSCSLNLCNSSVLFQYRTLGASVGGLAPSMGPGSVNRVPPGRPGVPAPANAPKTPAMPAPMPEPAGAGGGAWPACASGCSAGPSPVCGAAQPVVPVPLIPLPLPEPSVPAAAAPAPTSTANAAPPLAAEVPLDEPESGSLRDRLLWAMERTGWVQAKAARLLGMTTRQVSYALRKYNIEIKRF from the coding sequence ATGCCGGGTGCAATGCGCCAGTCCACGTCGAACCTGGAACTGCTGACCATCTATGAGGTCAGCAAGATCCTCGGTTCTTCTCTCGACCTCCAGCAGACGTTGCGCGAGGTGCTTCGCGCGCTGGCCTACCAGCTGCAGATGCACCGCGGGCGCGTCTATCTGGTCGGCGAGGACAATGTGCTGCGGCTGGTCGCCGCGAACGGCCTGTCGAACGAGGCCGCGGCGCAAATCGAATTCCGCGACGGGGAAGGCATCACCGGTCGCATCCTGAAGACCGGCATGCCCGCCGTCGTCCCCAATCTGGCGGAGGAGCCGCTGTTCCTCAACCGCACCGGCGGGCGCGAGGACCTGGACGAGCAGGTGGCCTCGCTGGTCGGCGTGCCGATCAAGGCTGCGGGGGTGGTCGTCGGCGTGCTGACCATCGACCGCATTTCCGACGAAGGGCCGCAGGGCCATTTCGGCAGCGACGTGCGCTTCCTGACCATGGTCGCCAACCTGATCGGCCAGACCGTGCGGCTGCACCGCACCGTGGCCGAGGAGCGCCGCTTCATGATGCGGGAAACCTTCCGCATGCAGAAGGAGCTGCGCCCCATCGCCGCCCCAATCAACGACGTGGTCTGCACCAGCCCCAACATGCTGGAGGTGATGGCCCAGGTCCACCGGGTGGCGCCCTTCAAGTCCACCGTGCTGATCCGCGGCGAGAGCGGCACCGGCAAGGAGCTGATCGCTCGGGCCATCCACAACATGTCGCCGCGCAAGGATGCCCCCTTCATCCGCGTGAACTGCGCCGCCCTGCCCGAATCGCTCCTGGAATCGGAGCTGTTCGGCCATGAGAAGGGCGCCTTCACCGGCGCGCAGAAGGACCACAAGGGCCGGTTCGAGCTGGCGTCGGGCGGCACGCTGTTCCTCGACGAGATCGGCGACATCTCGCCCAACTTCCAGGCCAAGCTGCTGCGCGTGCTGCAGGAGCAGGAGTTCGAGCGGGTCGGCGGGTCCAAGACCATCAAGACCGACGTCCGGCTGATCTGCGCCACCAACCTGAACCTGGAGGAGGCGGTCGGCCACGGCAAGTTCCGCGCCGACCTGTATTTCCGCATCAACGTGGTGACGATCCATCTGCCGCCGCTGCGCGAACGGCGCCAGGACATCGGCCCGCTGGCCCGCCATTTCGTGGCGAAGTTCGCCAAGGACAACGGTATGGCCCTCGTCATGGAGGATGAGGCGCTGGAGGTGCTGAACCGCTGCACCTGGCCCGGCAACGTGCGCGAACTGGAGAACTGTATCGAGCGCGCGGCCACCCAGTCGCGCGACGGCATCATCCGCACCGAGTCGCTGTCCTGCAGCCTCAATCTCTGCAACTCTTCGGTCCTCTTCCAGTACCGCACGCTGGGCGCTTCGGTCGGCGGGCTCGCCCCGTCCATGGGGCCAGGGTCCGTCAACCGCGTGCCTCCGGGGCGCCCCGGCGTTCCGGCGCCGGCCAACGCGCCGAAGACCCCGGCCATGCCCGCCCCGATGCCGGAACCGGCCGGTGCCGGCGGCGGCGCGTGGCCGGCCTGCGCGTCGGGCTGTTCCGCCGGCCCGTCGCCGGTCTGCGGCGCCGCCCAGCCAGTGGTTCCGGTCCCCCTGATCCCGCTGCCCCTGCCCGAGCCGAGCGTGCCCGCCGCCGCGGCTCCCGCGCCTACGTCGACGGCCAATGCCGCTCCGCCCCTCGCCGCCGAGGTGCCGCTGGACGAGCCGGAGTCGGGATCGCTGCGCGACCGCCTGCTCTGGGCGATGGAGCGCACCGGCTGGGTGCAGGCCAAGGCCGCCCGCCTTCTCGGCATGACCACCCGTCAGGTGAGCTACGCCCTGCGCAAGTACAACATCGAGATCAAGCGCTTCTGA
- a CDS encoding 4Fe-4S binding protein yields the protein MAYKIKASDCTACGACEAECPNNAISFKKGAYAINADLCTECKGQFSSPQCASVCPADCCVPA from the coding sequence ATGGCTTACAAGATCAAGGCTTCCGACTGCACCGCCTGCGGCGCCTGCGAGGCCGAGTGCCCGAACAACGCCATCAGCTTCAAGAAGGGCGCCTACGCCATCAACGCGGACCTGTGCACCGAGTGCAAGGGCCAGTTCTCCAGCCCGCAATGCGCCTCGGTCTGCCCGGCCGACTGCTGCGTCCCGGCCTGA
- the nifT gene encoding putative nitrogen fixation protein NifT, with protein sequence MKVMVRKAGEQYTIYVAKKDLEEPITEMEKPGLWGGWVKVANGWTLDLPEMPADTRLPITVEAKKRGAE encoded by the coding sequence ATGAAGGTGATGGTGCGCAAGGCCGGTGAGCAGTACACGATCTACGTCGCCAAGAAGGACCTGGAGGAGCCCATCACCGAGATGGAGAAGCCGGGCCTGTGGGGCGGCTGGGTCAAGGTCGCCAACGGCTGGACGCTCGACCTGCCGGAGATGCCGGCGGACACCCGCCTGCCCATCACCGTCGAAGCCAAGAAGCGCGGCGCGGAGTGA
- a CDS encoding ABC transporter ATP-binding protein encodes MTGDAAIDVRGLVKRFGAKTVVDGFSIRVARGQIYGFLGPNGSGKTTTIRMLCGLLTPDAGEGTCLGLDIRRQSAAIKRQVGYMTQKFSFWEDLSIAENLDFVARMYGLPDRRRKVAAALERLGLGNRREQLAGALSGGWKQRLALAACILHEPKLLLLDEPTAGVDPKARREFWDEIHRLADDGLTVLVSTHYMDEAERCHAIAYLAYGRLMTQGSVEEVIANSGLVTYEVGARGAGGADLGRVAAALRDRPGVEMVAAFGARLHVSGGDGAELEEALRPWAADSGLLVRRTEPTLEDVFIHLMNRSTDNFA; translated from the coding sequence ATGACCGGAGACGCTGCCATCGACGTGCGCGGTCTGGTCAAGCGCTTCGGCGCCAAGACGGTGGTGGATGGCTTCTCCATCCGGGTGGCGCGCGGGCAGATCTACGGCTTCCTGGGGCCGAACGGGTCGGGCAAGACGACGACCATCCGCATGCTCTGCGGGCTGCTGACCCCCGACGCCGGGGAGGGGACCTGCCTCGGGCTCGACATCCGCCGCCAGAGCGCCGCCATCAAGCGGCAGGTCGGCTATATGACCCAGAAGTTCAGCTTCTGGGAGGATCTGAGCATCGCCGAGAATTTGGATTTCGTCGCCCGCATGTATGGACTGCCGGACCGGCGGCGGAAGGTCGCCGCGGCGCTGGAGCGGCTGGGGCTGGGCAACCGGCGGGAGCAGCTGGCGGGGGCGTTGTCGGGTGGCTGGAAGCAGCGTTTGGCGCTGGCCGCCTGCATCCTGCACGAGCCGAAGCTGCTTCTCCTCGACGAGCCGACCGCTGGGGTCGATCCCAAGGCGCGGCGGGAGTTCTGGGACGAGATCCACCGGCTGGCCGACGACGGGCTGACCGTGCTGGTCAGCACCCATTACATGGACGAGGCGGAGCGCTGCCACGCTATCGCCTACCTCGCCTACGGCCGGTTGATGACCCAGGGCAGCGTGGAGGAGGTGATCGCCAACTCGGGTCTGGTCACCTACGAGGTCGGCGCGCGGGGGGCGGGCGGGGCGGACCTCGGGCGCGTCGCGGCGGCGCTGCGCGACCGTCCGGGTGTCGAGATGGTCGCCGCCTTCGGCGCCCGTCTGCACGTCAGTGGCGGTGATGGTGCGGAGCTTGAGGAGGCGTTGCGTCCCTGGGCCGCCGACTCGGGCCTGCTGGTGCGGCGGACGGAGCCAACGCTGGAGGACGTGTTCATCCATCTGATGAACCGCAGCACGGACAATTTCGCATGA